In Carassius auratus strain Wakin unplaced genomic scaffold, ASM336829v1 scaf_tig00012847, whole genome shotgun sequence, one genomic interval encodes:
- the LOC113073764 gene encoding uncharacterized protein LOC113073764 isoform X2: MDASEVLEESLQNMSIQDAETQVMNEQEINDLMNSVIDWGDSEGVSNEEIEADDSEDEDYVPRICIRLGGALQAPPCIDNLPVIDASETVHDIPDVEPPSVTLPTLQQPGFPDTLEVMTEDDLIGKRASITYEDCLRQLATLLVLPVQKCPYTCDVSKMECQCRPPFEVSITRRGTASIMEWTCLVGHTVWRWSSQPTLRYGMLAGDFMLASNILLSGSNYAKVSLLFQFMNMGMVDRSSFFTIQDTYGVDTVKEFWEERRAEAINRLKDRDVVIVADGIMDSPGHCAQYCTYTAMENESREIISVITVDKRETGRNSVIMEREAFVRTVDTLLNEVKLVEVCTDAHVQISALMNKGKYKDLGLQHSLDMWHGAKNLAKRIHAASQVKGQSSLSSWLKDIVNHFWWCCKTADSYQEFLTSKTYGYIPELQAMILQKRLAGKGMPRRRTLRPDDPRRYGPLPPVPAPTIEELLHTQVRRGLVSTFQTKDL, from the exons ATGGATGCCTCTGAGGTTCTGGAGGAAAG tctaCAGAACATGAGCATCCAGGATGCTGAAACCCAGGTCATGAATGAGCAGGAGATAAATGATCTAATGAACAGTGT AATTGATTGGGGGGACAGTGAAGGTGTTAGTAATGAGGAGATTGAAGCAGATGACAGTGAAGATGAGGACTATGTCCCTCGTATTTGTATTCG GTTGGGTGGAGCATTGCAGGCACCACCATGCATTGATAATCTGCCTGTGATAGATGCCAGTGAGACAGTACATGACATCCCGGATGTAGAGCCTCCATCAGTCACCTTACCTACACTTCAACAACCTGGCTTTCCTGATACACTGGAGGTCATGACTGAAGATGACCTAATCGGGAAACGGGCCTCCATCACTTATGAGGACTGTTTGAGGCAGCTTGCAACATTACTTGTGCTTCCGGTCCAAAAGTGCCCATACACATGTGACGTCAGTAAAATGGAGTGTCAGTGTCGCCCTCCATTTGAAGTTTCCATTACACGCAGGGGTACTGCAAGCATCATGGAATGG ACCTGCCTTGTTGGCCACACTGTATGGAGATGGAGCTCACAGCCCACTTTGAGGTACGGGATGCTAGCAGGGGACTTTATGTTGGCAAGCAACATACTACTCTCCGGAAGCAACTACGCCAAAGTCTCGCTTCTGTTCCAGTTTATGAACATGGGGATGGTGGACCGTAGTTCATTTTTCACAATTCAGGACACATACGGTGTAGACACTGTGAAGGAGTTTTGGGAAGAGAGGAGGGCTGAGGCAATAAATCGGCTAAAAGACAGAGATGTGGTAATAGTAg CGGATGGAATAATGGACAGTCCTGGACATTGCGCCCAGTACTGTACATACACTGCCATGGAGAACGAATCCAGGGAAATCATCTCTGTCATCACTGTGGACAAAAGGGAGACTGGGCGAAATTCTGTGATCATGGAAAGAGAGGCATTTGTGCGGACAGTCGACACTCTTTTGAATGAAGTGAAACTAGTAGAGGTCTGCACTGATGCCCATGTCCAGATCTCCGCACTAATGA acAAAGGAAAGTACAAAGACCTTGGGCTGCAGCACAGCTTGGATATGTGGCATGGGGCCAAGAATTTGGCAAAAAGGATCCATGCT GCTTCACAGGTCAAGGGTCAGTCCAGTTTGAGCAGTTGGCTAAAAGACATTGTCAACCACTTTTGGTGGTGCTGCAAAACAGCAGATTCTTACCAAGAGTTCCTT ACATCCAAGACGTATGGCTACATCCCAGAACTGCAAGCTATGATCCTTCAAAAGAGATTAGCTGGTAAGGGGATGCCCAGACGGAGGACACTACGACCTGATGACCCCAGAAGGTACGGCCCACTTCCCCCTGTGCCGGCACCAACCATTGAGGAACTCCTGCACACCCAAGTCAGGAGAGGTCTTG TGTCAACATTCCAGACTAAAGACCTGTGA
- the LOC113073765 gene encoding uncharacterized protein LOC113073765: MAGDEQTYTPDLDLSYEVPAVLSEADESWEGERRRRQRKRRAKGRGTRVERAGLGPGDKEQREGENLEGGDGPGGRGQRAGRESADVSGGKGESVGPAPGGRGQRGGRGQRGGRGQRGGRGQRGGRGDNAGPSTGVGSRGRKGKGGRDAEEENRVQMIQIDRRVRTEALIQCMSEVRLRALATQVFSRNPGLVFDALPQLDSTTPPNAALPWCTCGNCREMATDAERKCCGQGPDYCISKLAHFDLYCLEDGYLRIHRDYRNDMLVVAEVIEPGDDNRQFRYAAYRQYIFWQHGSLGLGNRRVIPSCCIWKIRDKYPDPQGQYTGFVPTI, from the exons ATGGCAGGTGACGAACAGACGTACACA CCTGATTTAGACCTCAGTTATGAGGTGCCCGCTGTCCTAAGTGAGGCTGATGAGAGCTGGGAAGGCGAGAGGAGGCGCAGACAAAGGAAAAGAAGAGCAAAGGGGAGAGGGACAAGAGTAGAGCGTGCAGGTCTTGGTCCAGGAGACAAAgagcagagagaaggagagaattTAGAGGGAGGAGATGGACCAGGTGGAAGAGGCCAGAGAGCTGGAAGAGAGAGTGCAGATGTTTCAGGTGGAAAAGGAGAGAGTGTGGGCCCTGCACCAGGTGGAAGAGGCCAGAGAGGTGGAAGAGGCCAGAGGGGTGGAAGAGGCCAGAGAGGTGGAAGAGGTCAGAGAGGTGGAAGAGGAGATAATGCAGGTCCAAGTACTGGAGTTGGCAGCAGAGGAAGGAAAGGGAAAGGAGGCAGAGATGCAGAGGAAGAGAACAGAGTTCAGATGATCCAAATTGACCGAAGGGTCCGGACAGAG GCACTCATTCAGTGCATGAGTGAAGTGAGGCTACGAGCACTAGCAACCCAGGTCTTCTCCCGGAATCCTGGATTAGTTTTTGATGCACTTCCTCAATTGGACAGCACAACCCCACCTAACGCTGCTCTTCCATGGTGCACCTGTGGGAACTGCAGGGAAATGGCCACAGACGCTGAAAGGAAATGCTGTGGCCAGGGGCCTGACTACTGCATCAGCAAATTGGCACATTTTGATCTGTATTGTCTGGAAGATGGTTATTTGCGTATTCACAGAGATTACAGAAATGATATGTTGGTGGTAGCTGAAGTTATAGAGCCAGGAGATGATAACAGACAATTTAGGTATGCTGCTTATCGTCAATACATCTTTTGGCAGCATGGGTCACTGGGTCTGGGTAACCGTCGTGTTATTCCCAGCTGCTGTATATGGAAAATAAGGGACAAATACCCTGACCCCCAAGGCCAGTACACTGGCTTTGTACCCACCATTTGA
- the LOC113073764 gene encoding uncharacterized protein LOC113073764 isoform X3 has translation MDASEVLEESLQNMSIQDAETQVMNEQEINDLMNSVIDWGDSEGVSNEEIEADDSEDEDYVPRICIRLGGALQAPPCIDNLPVIDASETVHDIPDVEPPSVTLPTLQQPGFPDTLEVMTEDDLIGKRASITYEDCLRQLATLLVLPVQKCPYTCDVSKMECQCRPPFEVSITRRGTASIMEWTCLVGHTVWRWSSQPTLRYGMLAGDFMLASNILLSGSNYAKVSLLFQFMNMGMVDRSSFFTIQDTYGVDTVKEFWEERRAEAINRLKDRDVVIVADGIMDSPGHCAQYCTYTAMENESREIISVITVDKRETGRNSVIMEREAFVRTVDTLLNEVKLVEVCTDAHVQISALMNKGKYKDLGLQHSLDMWHGAKNLAKRIHAASQVKGQSSLSSWLKDIVNHFWWCCKTADSYQEFL, from the exons ATGGATGCCTCTGAGGTTCTGGAGGAAAG tctaCAGAACATGAGCATCCAGGATGCTGAAACCCAGGTCATGAATGAGCAGGAGATAAATGATCTAATGAACAGTGT AATTGATTGGGGGGACAGTGAAGGTGTTAGTAATGAGGAGATTGAAGCAGATGACAGTGAAGATGAGGACTATGTCCCTCGTATTTGTATTCG GTTGGGTGGAGCATTGCAGGCACCACCATGCATTGATAATCTGCCTGTGATAGATGCCAGTGAGACAGTACATGACATCCCGGATGTAGAGCCTCCATCAGTCACCTTACCTACACTTCAACAACCTGGCTTTCCTGATACACTGGAGGTCATGACTGAAGATGACCTAATCGGGAAACGGGCCTCCATCACTTATGAGGACTGTTTGAGGCAGCTTGCAACATTACTTGTGCTTCCGGTCCAAAAGTGCCCATACACATGTGACGTCAGTAAAATGGAGTGTCAGTGTCGCCCTCCATTTGAAGTTTCCATTACACGCAGGGGTACTGCAAGCATCATGGAATGG ACCTGCCTTGTTGGCCACACTGTATGGAGATGGAGCTCACAGCCCACTTTGAGGTACGGGATGCTAGCAGGGGACTTTATGTTGGCAAGCAACATACTACTCTCCGGAAGCAACTACGCCAAAGTCTCGCTTCTGTTCCAGTTTATGAACATGGGGATGGTGGACCGTAGTTCATTTTTCACAATTCAGGACACATACGGTGTAGACACTGTGAAGGAGTTTTGGGAAGAGAGGAGGGCTGAGGCAATAAATCGGCTAAAAGACAGAGATGTGGTAATAGTAg CGGATGGAATAATGGACAGTCCTGGACATTGCGCCCAGTACTGTACATACACTGCCATGGAGAACGAATCCAGGGAAATCATCTCTGTCATCACTGTGGACAAAAGGGAGACTGGGCGAAATTCTGTGATCATGGAAAGAGAGGCATTTGTGCGGACAGTCGACACTCTTTTGAATGAAGTGAAACTAGTAGAGGTCTGCACTGATGCCCATGTCCAGATCTCCGCACTAATGA acAAAGGAAAGTACAAAGACCTTGGGCTGCAGCACAGCTTGGATATGTGGCATGGGGCCAAGAATTTGGCAAAAAGGATCCATGCT GCTTCACAGGTCAAGGGTCAGTCCAGTTTGAGCAGTTGGCTAAAAGACATTGTCAACCACTTTTGGTGGTGCTGCAAAACAGCAGATTCTTACCAAGAGTTCCTT TAG
- the LOC113073764 gene encoding uncharacterized protein LOC113073764 isoform X1, which produces MDASEVLEESLQNMSIQDAETQVMNEQEINDLMNSVIDWGDSEGVSNEEIEADDSEDEDYVPRICIRLGGALQAPPCIDNLPVIDASETVHDIPDVEPPSVTLPTLQQPGFPDTLEVMTEDDLIGKRASITYEDCLRQLATLLVLPVQKCPYTCDVSKMECQCRPPFEVSITRRGTASIMEWTCLVGHTVWRWSSQPTLRYGMLAGDFMLASNILLSGSNYAKVSLLFQFMNMGMVDRSSFFTIQDTYGVDTVKEFWEERRAEAINRLKDRDVVIVADGIMDSPGHCAQYCTYTAMENESREIISVITVDKRETGRNSVIMEREAFVRTVDTLLNEVKLVEVCTDAHVQISALMNKGKYKDLGLQHSLDMWHGAKNLAKRIHAASQVKGQSSLSSWLKDIVNHFWWCCKTADSYQEFLLTRHMLYTRKTSKTYGYIPELQAMILQKRLAGKGMPRRRTLRPDDPRRYGPLPPVPAPTIEELLHTQVRRGLVSTFQTKDL; this is translated from the exons ATGGATGCCTCTGAGGTTCTGGAGGAAAG tctaCAGAACATGAGCATCCAGGATGCTGAAACCCAGGTCATGAATGAGCAGGAGATAAATGATCTAATGAACAGTGT AATTGATTGGGGGGACAGTGAAGGTGTTAGTAATGAGGAGATTGAAGCAGATGACAGTGAAGATGAGGACTATGTCCCTCGTATTTGTATTCG GTTGGGTGGAGCATTGCAGGCACCACCATGCATTGATAATCTGCCTGTGATAGATGCCAGTGAGACAGTACATGACATCCCGGATGTAGAGCCTCCATCAGTCACCTTACCTACACTTCAACAACCTGGCTTTCCTGATACACTGGAGGTCATGACTGAAGATGACCTAATCGGGAAACGGGCCTCCATCACTTATGAGGACTGTTTGAGGCAGCTTGCAACATTACTTGTGCTTCCGGTCCAAAAGTGCCCATACACATGTGACGTCAGTAAAATGGAGTGTCAGTGTCGCCCTCCATTTGAAGTTTCCATTACACGCAGGGGTACTGCAAGCATCATGGAATGG ACCTGCCTTGTTGGCCACACTGTATGGAGATGGAGCTCACAGCCCACTTTGAGGTACGGGATGCTAGCAGGGGACTTTATGTTGGCAAGCAACATACTACTCTCCGGAAGCAACTACGCCAAAGTCTCGCTTCTGTTCCAGTTTATGAACATGGGGATGGTGGACCGTAGTTCATTTTTCACAATTCAGGACACATACGGTGTAGACACTGTGAAGGAGTTTTGGGAAGAGAGGAGGGCTGAGGCAATAAATCGGCTAAAAGACAGAGATGTGGTAATAGTAg CGGATGGAATAATGGACAGTCCTGGACATTGCGCCCAGTACTGTACATACACTGCCATGGAGAACGAATCCAGGGAAATCATCTCTGTCATCACTGTGGACAAAAGGGAGACTGGGCGAAATTCTGTGATCATGGAAAGAGAGGCATTTGTGCGGACAGTCGACACTCTTTTGAATGAAGTGAAACTAGTAGAGGTCTGCACTGATGCCCATGTCCAGATCTCCGCACTAATGA acAAAGGAAAGTACAAAGACCTTGGGCTGCAGCACAGCTTGGATATGTGGCATGGGGCCAAGAATTTGGCAAAAAGGATCCATGCT GCTTCACAGGTCAAGGGTCAGTCCAGTTTGAGCAGTTGGCTAAAAGACATTGTCAACCACTTTTGGTGGTGCTGCAAAACAGCAGATTCTTACCAAGAGTTCCTT CTAACCAGACATATGCTATACACTCGGAAGACATCCAAGACGTATGGCTACATCCCAGAACTGCAAGCTATGATCCTTCAAAAGAGATTAGCTGGTAAGGGGATGCCCAGACGGAGGACACTACGACCTGATGACCCCAGAAGGTACGGCCCACTTCCCCCTGTGCCGGCACCAACCATTGAGGAACTCCTGCACACCCAAGTCAGGAGAGGTCTTG TGTCAACATTCCAGACTAAAGACCTGTGA